The DNA region TACTCGTTCGCCGAAGAAGGCTTCGAACAAGTACATCGTCCGCCGCCGCAAGACGAACAAGAAGCGCTAGGAGCGGGTTTAGATGCCGCGCAGTCTCAAGAAGGGGCCCTTCGTCGACGACCACCTCATCAAGAAGGTGGACGTACAGAACGAAGCCGGTTCCAAGAACGTCATCAAGACCTGGTCCCGTCGCTCGATGATCATCCCGGCCATGCTCGGCCACACGATCGCGGTGCACAACGGCAAGACCCACATCCCGGTGTTTGTCACCGAGTCGATGGTCGGCCACAAGCTCGGCGAGTTCTCGCCGACGCGCACCTTCCGGGGTCACGTCAAGGACGACCGGAAGTCGAAGCGCCGCTAACGCGGGGTGGAATCGACCATGACAGACACTGGAAGGACAACCATGGAAGCCAGGGCCCAGGCGCGGTACATCCGCGTTACGCCCATGAAGGCCCGCCGCGTGGTGGACCTTATCCGTGGCATGGATGCCACGGAGGCTCAGGCGGTCCTGCGTTTCGCCCCGCAGGCCGCGAGCGTGCCGGTCGGCAAGGTGCTTGACAGCGCCATTGCCAACGCCGCACACAACTACGACCACACCGACGCCGGCAGCCTTGTCATCTCCGAGGCTTACGTCGACGAGGGCCCGACCCTGAAGCGGTTCCGTCCGCGTGCCCAGGGCCGCGCCTACCGGATCCGCAAGCGGACCAGCCACATCACCGTGGTCGTCAGCAGCAAGGAAGGAACCCGGTAATGGGCCAGAAGGTTAACCCGCATGGGTTCCGGCTCGGCATCACCACGGACTTCAAGTCCCGGTGGTACGCCGACAAGCTGTACAAGGACTACGTCAAGGAAGACGTCGCCATCCGTCGGATGATGACGTCCGGCATGGAGCGCGCCGGCATCTCGAAGGTTGAGATCGAGCGCACCCGTGACCGCGTCCGTGTGGACATCCACACCGCGCGCCCGGGCATCGTCATCGGCCGTCGTGGCGCCGAGGCCGACCGCATCCGCGGTGACCTCGAGAAGCTGACCGGCAAGCAGGTCCAGCTGAACATCCTTGAGGTCAAGAGCCCGGAGACGGACGCTCAGCTGGTGGCCCAGGCCGTCGCCGAGCAGCTGTCCTCCCGCGTCTCCTTCCGTCGTGCCATGCGCAAGAGCATGCAGGGCACGATGAAGGCC from Streptomyces sp. NBC_00258 includes:
- the rpsS gene encoding 30S ribosomal protein S19, yielding MPRSLKKGPFVDDHLIKKVDVQNEAGSKNVIKTWSRRSMIIPAMLGHTIAVHNGKTHIPVFVTESMVGHKLGEFSPTRTFRGHVKDDRKSKRR
- the rplV gene encoding 50S ribosomal protein L22, with protein sequence MEARAQARYIRVTPMKARRVVDLIRGMDATEAQAVLRFAPQAASVPVGKVLDSAIANAAHNYDHTDAGSLVISEAYVDEGPTLKRFRPRAQGRAYRIRKRTSHITVVVSSKEGTR
- the rpsC gene encoding 30S ribosomal protein S3, with amino-acid sequence MGQKVNPHGFRLGITTDFKSRWYADKLYKDYVKEDVAIRRMMTSGMERAGISKVEIERTRDRVRVDIHTARPGIVIGRRGAEADRIRGDLEKLTGKQVQLNILEVKSPETDAQLVAQAVAEQLSSRVSFRRAMRKSMQGTMKAGAKGIKIQCGGRLGGAEMSRSEFYREGRVPLHTLRANVDYGFFEAKTTFGRIGVKVWIYKGDVKNIAEVRAENAAARAGNRPARGGGPGGDRPARGGGRGGERGGRGRKPQQQSAPAAEAPKADAPAAAAAPAESTGTEA